The following proteins come from a genomic window of Nostoc sp. TCL26-01:
- a CDS encoding glycosyltransferase family 4 protein — MIGDEEVEDQPQKISSMSASILTLGIGWFPNTPGGLERYVYELIHQLVANQDQVELCGVGLPENEANLPIKLTNLALPDMAIWRRLWSIRSNFQKTRVEKPDAINLHFALYSLPILDILPKGVPITFNFHGPWAAESQQEIVKNKLSIFFKRRLIEQTTYNCCDRFIVLSKAFADILHQQYQVPWDKIHIIPGGVNISKFQVNLSPQAARQQLNWPEDRPILFTSRRLVHRVGLDILLQALAIIKPKVPDVWLAIAGRGYLQPVLEQQVQDLGLENNVKFLGFLPDQQLPLAYQAANLTVMPSQSFEGFGLAIVESLACGTPVLCTPIGGMPEILQPFSPELITTSAQATAIAEKLEPILLSQISIPSREDCQQYAVSNFNWQKIAQQVRQVILA, encoded by the coding sequence ATGATAGGAGATGAAGAAGTGGAGGATCAGCCACAAAAAATTAGTTCTATGTCTGCTTCCATTCTCACTCTAGGCATAGGTTGGTTTCCTAATACTCCTGGAGGTTTAGAAAGGTATGTTTATGAACTAATTCATCAATTAGTAGCTAATCAAGACCAAGTAGAATTATGTGGTGTTGGCTTGCCAGAAAATGAAGCTAATTTACCTATTAAATTAACTAATCTGGCATTACCTGATATGGCAATTTGGCGAAGACTTTGGTCTATTCGGAGTAATTTCCAAAAAACCAGAGTTGAGAAACCTGATGCCATTAACTTACATTTTGCTTTGTATAGTTTGCCAATTTTGGATATTTTACCAAAGGGAGTACCAATTACATTTAACTTTCATGGCCCTTGGGCAGCCGAGAGTCAGCAAGAGATAGTTAAAAATAAACTGAGTATTTTTTTCAAGCGTCGCTTGATAGAACAAACTACTTATAATTGCTGCGATCGCTTTATTGTTCTCAGCAAAGCCTTTGCTGATATTCTACATCAACAATATCAAGTACCGTGGGACAAAATCCACATTATTCCTGGTGGTGTGAATATTAGTAAATTTCAAGTCAATTTATCCCCACAAGCAGCTAGACAGCAGTTAAACTGGCCAGAGGATCGCCCAATTTTATTTACATCCCGTCGCCTAGTACATCGCGTAGGATTGGACATACTATTGCAGGCATTAGCCATCATTAAACCAAAAGTTCCGGATGTTTGGCTAGCGATCGCCGGACGTGGTTATCTGCAACCAGTGTTAGAACAACAAGTGCAAGATTTAGGGTTAGAAAACAATGTTAAATTTTTAGGTTTTCTGCCAGATCAACAGTTGCCTTTAGCTTATCAAGCTGCTAACTTAACAGTGATGCCTAGTCAATCTTTTGAAGGATTTGGATTAGCGATCGTTGAATCTCTAGCCTGTGGTACTCCAGTTTTGTGTACCCCTATTGGGGGAATGCCAGAGATTTTACAACCCTTTTCACCAGAGTTAATTACTACTTCTGCTCAAGCCACTGCTATTGCTGAAAAATTAGAGCCAATATTGCTATCACAAATATCAATACCTTCTAGAGAAGACTGTCAGCAATATGCTGTCAGTAACTTTAACTGGCAAAAAATTGCTCAACAAGTACGGCAAGTTATCTTAGCTTAG
- the psbD gene encoding photosystem II D2 protein (photosystem q(a) protein), with the protein MTIAVGRAPSRGWFDVLDDWLKRDRFVFVGWSGVLLFPCAFLALGGWLTGTTFVTSWYTHGLASSYLEGANFLTVAVSSPADSMGHSLLLLWGPEAQGDFTRWVQLGGLWPFVALHGAFALIGFMLRQFEIARLVGIRPYNALAFSAPIAVFVSVFLMYPLGQSSWFFAPSFGVAAIFRFLLFLQGFHNWTLNPFHMMGVAGVLGGALLCAIHGATVENTLFEDGDGANTFRAFNPTQSEETYSMVTANRFWSQIFGIAFSNKRWLHFFMLFVPVTGLWMSAVGIVGLALNLRAYDFVSQELRAAEDPEFETFYTKNILLNEGIRAWMAPQDQPHEKFVFPEEVLPRGNAL; encoded by the coding sequence ATGACCATCGCAGTAGGACGCGCCCCCAGCAGAGGGTGGTTTGACGTACTAGACGACTGGTTAAAGCGCGATCGCTTCGTATTCGTAGGCTGGTCAGGAGTATTACTATTCCCCTGCGCCTTCCTAGCACTAGGCGGTTGGCTAACCGGCACAACCTTCGTCACCTCCTGGTACACCCACGGACTAGCATCATCCTACCTAGAAGGAGCCAACTTCCTGACAGTAGCAGTATCAAGTCCAGCAGACAGCATGGGACACTCGCTATTGCTGTTGTGGGGACCAGAAGCCCAAGGAGACTTTACCCGTTGGGTTCAATTGGGAGGATTATGGCCATTCGTAGCGTTACACGGAGCCTTTGCATTAATCGGGTTCATGCTCAGACAATTTGAGATTGCGCGGCTAGTAGGGATCAGACCATACAACGCCCTAGCATTCTCAGCACCCATCGCGGTATTCGTCAGCGTCTTCTTGATGTACCCATTGGGACAATCGTCATGGTTCTTCGCCCCCAGCTTTGGAGTCGCAGCCATATTCCGGTTCTTGCTATTCCTGCAAGGGTTCCACAACTGGACACTCAACCCCTTCCACATGATGGGCGTAGCAGGTGTCCTAGGTGGAGCGTTACTTTGCGCCATCCACGGGGCAACAGTAGAAAACACCCTGTTTGAAGACGGCGATGGTGCAAACACCTTCCGTGCCTTCAACCCCACCCAATCAGAAGAAACCTATTCCATGGTGACAGCTAACCGATTCTGGTCACAGATATTCGGGATTGCTTTCTCCAACAAACGCTGGTTGCACTTCTTCATGTTGTTCGTACCAGTCACAGGTTTGTGGATGAGTGCTGTCGGTATCGTCGGTTTGGCACTCAACCTGCGGGCTTATGACTTCGTATCGCAAGAATTGCGTGCGGCAGAAGACCCCGAATTTGAAACTTTCTATACCAAGAACATTTTGCTGAATGAGGGTATCCGCGCTTGGATGGCTCCTCAAGATCAGCCTCACGAAAAATTTGTATTCCCCGAAGAGGTACTACCACGTGGTAACGCTCTCTAA
- a CDS encoding PIG-L deacetylase family protein, with amino-acid sequence MIVKKQLQYVQNLIPHTWLEKLQFLHAWLLWKWLLSGGSQPLANNQKSAIIFSPHQDDETFGCGGMIAHKREQGIPVTVVFLTNGQGAFSPELQNHIIQTRQQEAVKALQILGVEAKNIHFLGKPDGYLPDLNHQERHQTIQQIAQLIKDEQPEEIYVPHSKDCHKDHEATYDLVKTAIAQLNVTTDIFQYPVWLFWRSPLFILLKLSDLTAAYKFSIASVQDKKKQAIHSYSSQITNLPRGFIQQFLNTHEIFFKVTSLR; translated from the coding sequence ATGATCGTCAAAAAACAACTACAATATGTACAAAATTTAATTCCTCATACATGGCTGGAGAAGTTGCAATTTCTCCATGCTTGGCTGTTATGGAAATGGTTGTTATCAGGCGGTAGTCAACCATTAGCCAATAACCAAAAATCAGCCATAATATTTTCTCCACACCAAGATGATGAAACCTTTGGTTGTGGTGGGATGATTGCCCACAAAAGAGAACAGGGAATACCAGTGACAGTAGTCTTTTTAACTAATGGACAAGGAGCATTCAGTCCAGAGTTACAAAATCATATTATTCAAACTCGTCAACAAGAAGCAGTCAAAGCATTACAAATTTTGGGTGTAGAAGCAAAAAATATTCATTTTTTAGGTAAGCCAGATGGATATTTACCAGATTTAAATCATCAGGAACGCCATCAGACAATTCAACAAATAGCTCAATTAATCAAAGATGAGCAACCAGAAGAAATTTACGTTCCCCATAGCAAAGATTGCCATAAAGATCATGAAGCAACTTATGACTTAGTAAAAACAGCGATCGCTCAATTAAATGTGACAACAGATATCTTTCAATATCCAGTCTGGTTATTTTGGCGATCACCCCTATTTATTTTACTGAAATTATCTGATCTCACTGCTGCTTATAAATTCTCTATTGCCTCAGTTCAAGATAAAAAAAAGCAAGCAATTCACTCATACTCATCCCAAATTACTAATCTACCTAGAGGCTTTATTCAGCAATTTTTAAATACTCACGAGATTTTCTTTAAAGTTACCTCGCTCAGATAA
- a CDS encoding glycosyltransferase family 4 protein, translating to MKILHLSNHIQEIGNGIVNVAIDLACLQAKNGHEVAVASAGGEYEILLTRYGAKHFHLDQTRQPLNIMKSGWRFREIITKFQPDIVHAHMMTGVVLAGVLRSGFDYSLVSTVHNEFQRSAVLMGLADRVIAVSHAVANSMVQRGIPSHKLRVVANGGLGSPRHRQLQDYQPQPLHHPAITTVAGMYTRKGIAELITAFSQIADEFPQAHLYLVGNGPDRAIFETMAHNTPVSDRIHFEGFQPEPQRYMLATDIFVLASHCESFGLVLTEAREAGCAIIASDVDGIPETLDNGQAGVLVPSRNSRTLAQALTRLLKDPQQLRKWQIRAQQNTERFRAARVNEETLAVYRELVPNYHFVSRRESREVLVSK from the coding sequence ATGAAAATATTACACCTATCTAATCATATACAAGAAATTGGTAACGGCATTGTCAATGTAGCAATAGACCTTGCCTGTTTACAAGCTAAAAATGGCCATGAAGTAGCCGTAGCTTCTGCTGGGGGAGAATACGAAATATTATTAACTCGTTATGGTGCTAAACACTTTCATTTAGATCAGACTAGGCAACCACTAAATATTATGAAATCTGGTTGGCGTTTTCGAGAGATTATCACCAAGTTTCAGCCAGATATAGTTCACGCACACATGATGACAGGTGTTGTACTAGCAGGAGTTTTGCGAAGTGGTTTTGACTATAGCTTAGTTTCTACAGTACATAATGAATTTCAGCGTAGTGCAGTTCTCATGGGATTGGCAGATCGAGTCATCGCCGTTAGTCATGCAGTAGCCAATTCTATGGTACAGCGTGGTATCCCTAGCCACAAACTGCGCGTAGTTGCCAATGGTGGATTAGGCAGTCCCCGCCATCGTCAACTCCAAGATTATCAACCCCAGCCCTTGCACCATCCAGCAATTACCACTGTCGCCGGGATGTATACTCGTAAAGGCATTGCTGAGTTAATCACAGCTTTTAGCCAAATTGCTGATGAATTTCCCCAAGCACACTTATATCTAGTAGGTAACGGGCCAGATCGAGCCATATTTGAAACTATGGCACACAACACACCTGTGAGCGATCGCATTCACTTTGAAGGTTTTCAGCCAGAACCACAACGCTATATGCTAGCCACCGATATTTTTGTCTTGGCTTCCCATTGCGAATCTTTTGGTTTAGTTTTGACAGAAGCACGAGAAGCTGGTTGTGCCATTATCGCTAGCGACGTAGATGGGATTCCTGAGACGTTAGACAATGGGCAAGCTGGGGTTTTAGTACCATCTAGAAACAGTCGCACCTTGGCACAAGCTTTAACTCGGTTACTCAAAGATCCTCAGCAACTCCGTAAGTGGCAAATCCGCGCTCAACAAAATACAGAAAGATTCCGTGCTGCTAGAGTAAATGAAGAAACACTAGCCGTTTACCGTGAATTAGTCCCTAATTATCATTTTGTATCCAGAAGGGAATCACGGGAAGTTTTAGTGAGCAAATAA